In Fluviispira sanaruensis, a genomic segment contains:
- a CDS encoding homoserine kinase: MLKENLNSVTAFAPATCANVSIGFDILGFSFDGAGDFVTLKKRVDGKIIIDNIECEEKLPLDPNKNTASVVIQKLCEDLNIQNGFSISIKKGIALGSGMGGSAASAVAALTAFNAFLKKPLSLQELSNYALLGEEAACGQKHADNIVPCLYGGITLIQSTDPIHVVELPVPNLHCVLIHPYLKVETKHARGVLCTSVPLKECIKQSANTASFIAALYQANNALLKKSAQDFIIEPQRAHLVPGFYEVKKAALDSGALVSSFSGSGPTLFALAETKEMALTIAENMQNTFLAHEIKTEFWISKMNSKNAFVVEAH; encoded by the coding sequence ATGTTAAAAGAAAATTTAAATTCTGTCACTGCATTTGCACCAGCAACTTGTGCAAATGTCTCAATTGGTTTTGATATTTTAGGTTTTTCATTTGATGGTGCTGGTGATTTTGTTACGTTAAAAAAAAGGGTTGATGGGAAAATAATTATTGATAATATTGAGTGTGAAGAAAAACTTCCACTGGATCCAAATAAAAATACGGCTTCCGTTGTTATTCAAAAGCTGTGTGAAGATTTAAATATACAAAATGGTTTTTCTATTTCAATTAAAAAGGGTATTGCGCTCGGATCTGGCATGGGAGGCTCTGCGGCCTCTGCTGTTGCAGCCCTCACAGCATTCAATGCTTTCCTTAAGAAACCTCTATCTTTGCAAGAGTTATCGAATTACGCCCTCCTAGGAGAAGAAGCTGCTTGCGGACAAAAACATGCGGACAATATCGTGCCCTGCCTCTATGGGGGAATCACCCTCATTCAATCAACCGATCCGATTCATGTTGTTGAATTGCCCGTACCCAATTTACATTGTGTGCTTATTCATCCCTATTTAAAAGTTGAAACAAAGCATGCACGCGGGGTTTTATGCACAAGTGTTCCGCTGAAAGAATGTATTAAACAATCTGCAAATACAGCATCTTTTATTGCAGCTCTCTATCAAGCTAACAATGCTTTGCTCAAAAAATCAGCTCAGGATTTTATCATAGAACCTCAGAGAGCTCACCTCGTACCTGGATTTTACGAAGTGAAAAAGGCCGCACTTGATTCAGGAGCACTTGTTTCTTCTTTCTCTGGTTCAGGACCTACACTCTTTGCTCTAGCTGAAACAAAAGAAATGGCCTTAACTATTGCAGAAAATATGCAAAATACTTTTCTGGCTCATGAAATTAAAACTGAATTTTGGATTTCTAAAATGAATTCGAAAAATGCATTTGTTGTTGAAGCACATTAA